A portion of the Bacteroidota bacterium genome contains these proteins:
- a CDS encoding PQQ-dependent sugar dehydrogenase, with protein sequence MLSKQFPFTVLLALVFMCLLQGCIRPDAFYGLYLTECAACHGDGFEGTGQGPALASTTPTEMGTQAALVEVITNGVPEKGMPAFGETLSANQIKRLAIQIAEVQLAGVKEGDFYNIKEAFTLPKEPLQTELHTFRVAPVATGLDPLPYAIAPLPDGRILVTEKKYGLRIVAPDGSLSPLLEGTPQTFTDVYEDPTLFIQYGGGWLLDLALHPDYAENGWVYMTYGDRCTACNDASRASGEDVSMLKLIRGRMAGNKWVDEETIWQADSSSYTISPDITLGGRIAFDDAGHLYFTVGMKGYNNHFGIQDLDQPAGKIHRIYLDGTIPEDNPFVSQPDALPSIWSYGHRSPQGLEFNPRTMQLWGTEMGPRGGDEVNLIQPGKNYGWPLHSLGLDYDGTPVSYGEQLGIEVDMATIELPKLDLTPSPAVSSFIIHDGSTFPEWKDNLIVGSLKATELYRMVVEGDEIVHKETIIKGFTRIRDIEHGPDGTIYLLLEHADGGQIVKLQRD encoded by the coding sequence TTGCTATCCAAACAGTTTCCCTTCACGGTCCTCCTTGCGCTTGTATTTATGTGCCTGCTACAAGGCTGCATCCGACCAGATGCCTTTTACGGACTCTACCTCACAGAATGTGCTGCATGTCATGGCGATGGCTTTGAAGGCACCGGGCAGGGCCCTGCCCTCGCGAGCACCACGCCAACAGAAATGGGTACGCAAGCGGCGCTTGTTGAGGTCATCACTAACGGGGTGCCCGAAAAAGGGATGCCGGCTTTTGGCGAAACCCTCAGCGCCAATCAGATCAAACGACTGGCCATTCAGATTGCCGAAGTGCAGCTTGCCGGCGTAAAAGAAGGGGACTTTTATAATATCAAAGAGGCGTTTACGCTGCCAAAAGAACCGCTACAAACTGAACTGCACACCTTTCGCGTTGCACCCGTTGCAACCGGCCTTGACCCGCTACCTTATGCAATTGCCCCCTTGCCTGATGGTCGCATCCTCGTTACTGAAAAGAAGTATGGCCTCAGAATTGTCGCACCCGACGGGTCTCTATCACCGCTGCTTGAAGGCACACCCCAAACCTTCACAGATGTGTATGAAGATCCCACCCTGTTTATTCAATATGGCGGCGGCTGGTTGCTGGACCTAGCCCTGCATCCGGACTATGCGGAGAACGGTTGGGTTTACATGACCTACGGCGACCGTTGCACAGCGTGCAATGACGCAAGCCGCGCATCAGGTGAAGATGTCTCCATGCTCAAACTCATCCGCGGGCGCATGGCTGGCAATAAATGGGTAGATGAAGAGACGATCTGGCAGGCAGACTCCTCATCGTACACAATATCTCCCGATATTACCCTGGGTGGGCGGATTGCATTTGATGACGCCGGCCACCTCTATTTCACGGTGGGCATGAAAGGCTACAACAACCACTTCGGCATTCAAGACCTGGATCAGCCCGCTGGTAAAATTCACCGCATATATCTCGATGGGACTATACCTGAGGACAATCCTTTTGTTAGTCAGCCAGACGCCCTACCAAGTATCTGGTCTTACGGTCACCGCAGTCCACAAGGCCTCGAGTTTAACCCCCGTACTATGCAACTCTGGGGCACCGAGATGGGGCCACGTGGCGGAGATGAAGTGAACCTGATCCAGCCCGGCAAGAATTACGGCTGGCCGTTACATTCCCTTGGGCTAGATTATGACGGCACCCCGGTCTCGTATGGAGAGCAGTTGGGTATTGAGGTAGACATGGCAACAATCGAACTACCCAAATTAGACCTGACACCTTCGCCGGCTGTCTCCAGTTTCATCATCCATGATGGTAGCACCTTCCCCGAATGGAAAGACAATCTGATTGTCGGCTCATTAAAAGCCACTGAACTGTACCGGATGGTTGTCGAAGGCGATGAAATTGTACACAAAGAAACCATCATCAAAGGGTTCACACGAATCAGAGACATTGAGCACGGCCCAGATGGCACCATCTACCTGTTGCTGGAGCACGCAGATGGCGGTCAGATTGTGAAACTACAAAGAGACTAG
- a CDS encoding DUF5916 domain-containing protein — protein sequence MLKTRLFLLAGFFAWASPAFAQTSTFDYEALQSADKAAPINLQRIEGPLKIDGRIDEAAWAGITPFPLIAYSPTYRGEKTTRTEIRVAYDDNYIYAAGHFYVNDMSDMRANSLYRDGWSGDDTFGILLDTFNDNESALWFYTTPLGLRADGAVSNDAEGRLNFDWNSFWDASSTITDDGWFSEIRIPFTSLGFQVEDGRAVFGLSVYRWLTTTNERHLFPDISPEFNNGYRKPSQMQDVILEGIERRNPLYVSPYVLGGGNQFAELNEAGSAYELDGDPSREIGLDLKYNLTPNLTLDLTANTDFAQVEADDQQINLTRFSLFFPEKRQFFQERAGIFDFDTGGASSRLFHSRRIGLVNGEPVRVLGGARMVGRINAWDVGFLNMQTARQDGLPTENFGVLRLRKQAFNAYSTVGGMVTSRLDEDGTYNVAVGLDGIIRVIGDEYLTMKWVQSFDEAHVDSDDYQFLDASRAVFNWTRRKIEGLSYDLGVTWSGPDYLPGMGFTRRTDFTHVSPDVNYQNFKDASSPLRRYWIGNWTSAYFRNGDGTVESFWAHPFYWFELKNGATFLISTDHFYEDVLSPFSLAEDVEVPTGSYWFHDVWLEAGAPEGWQFRPEAEVISGSFYDGWRTSLSPGLAWNVSKHLELGASYGLNIIRFPDRDQRFTAHLPRVRIRAALNTHFSAASFVQYNSLAGRLSLNTRLRYHFGEGHDLWLVYNEGVNTDRFQPQAPRLPVTESRTFLLKYTHTFIL from the coding sequence GTGCTTAAGACCCGACTGTTTCTCCTTGCAGGATTTTTCGCATGGGCATCACCAGCCTTTGCACAGACTAGTACTTTTGACTACGAGGCTTTGCAATCTGCAGACAAGGCAGCACCTATTAATCTGCAGCGCATTGAGGGGCCGCTAAAAATTGATGGCCGGATCGACGAGGCGGCCTGGGCAGGCATCACACCCTTTCCTTTAATTGCGTATTCGCCCACCTATCGCGGTGAAAAAACAACGCGTACCGAAATCCGTGTGGCATACGATGATAATTACATCTATGCAGCCGGCCACTTTTATGTCAATGACATGTCGGACATGCGCGCCAACTCACTTTATCGCGATGGATGGAGCGGCGATGATACATTTGGGATCTTGCTTGATACGTTTAACGATAACGAGTCAGCCCTGTGGTTTTACACAACGCCGCTGGGCTTGCGAGCAGACGGTGCGGTGTCCAATGATGCAGAGGGGCGGCTGAATTTTGACTGGAATAGTTTCTGGGATGCTTCATCTACCATCACGGATGATGGATGGTTTTCTGAAATCAGAATTCCTTTCACAAGCCTGGGCTTCCAGGTAGAAGATGGGCGTGCTGTATTTGGGCTGTCTGTTTATCGGTGGCTGACAACCACAAATGAACGCCACCTTTTTCCAGATATCTCTCCCGAATTCAACAACGGGTATCGAAAGCCTTCCCAAATGCAAGATGTGATTCTGGAAGGAATTGAGCGACGGAATCCGCTTTACGTTTCGCCGTATGTACTGGGCGGCGGGAATCAGTTTGCTGAACTGAATGAAGCCGGCTCAGCCTATGAATTGGATGGTGATCCGTCACGCGAAATAGGCCTGGACTTAAAGTACAATCTGACGCCCAATCTTACGCTCGACTTAACAGCCAACACAGACTTTGCCCAGGTGGAGGCGGACGATCAGCAAATTAATCTTACGCGCTTCTCCCTCTTTTTCCCTGAAAAACGACAGTTCTTTCAAGAGCGCGCCGGCATTTTTGATTTTGACACCGGTGGCGCAAGCAGCCGCCTGTTTCACAGCCGACGGATTGGACTCGTCAATGGCGAGCCCGTCCGCGTATTGGGCGGCGCACGAATGGTTGGACGAATTAATGCATGGGATGTGGGTTTTTTAAATATGCAAACCGCCCGCCAGGATGGCTTGCCCACGGAGAACTTTGGCGTATTGCGGCTCCGTAAACAAGCGTTCAACGCCTATTCAACTGTGGGAGGAATGGTCACCAGCCGGCTCGATGAAGACGGTACCTACAATGTGGCAGTGGGACTCGATGGCATCATTCGGGTCATCGGCGATGAGTACCTGACCATGAAATGGGTGCAGAGTTTTGATGAGGCGCACGTTGACAGCGATGACTACCAGTTTCTGGATGCCAGCCGCGCAGTGTTCAATTGGACGCGGCGCAAAATTGAAGGCCTAAGCTACGATCTTGGCGTGACCTGGTCTGGTCCTGATTACCTGCCGGGAATGGGCTTTACCCGCAGAACCGACTTTACCCACGTCTCGCCCGATGTAAACTATCAGAATTTTAAAGACGCATCCTCGCCATTACGCAGGTACTGGATTGGCAACTGGACCTCTGCCTATTTCAGAAATGGCGATGGCACGGTTGAGTCGTTTTGGGCGCATCCATTTTACTGGTTTGAGTTGAAGAATGGCGCCACGTTCCTGATTTCAACAGATCATTTCTACGAAGATGTGCTTTCCCCTTTTTCGCTGGCGGAAGACGTAGAAGTGCCGACTGGTTCGTACTGGTTTCACGACGTGTGGCTTGAGGCCGGCGCACCTGAGGGGTGGCAGTTTAGACCAGAGGCGGAAGTGATAAGTGGCAGTTTTTATGACGGCTGGCGAACCTCTCTTTCGCCGGGGCTGGCATGGAATGTCTCCAAACACCTCGAATTGGGTGCGAGTTACGGGTTAAATATAATCAGATTCCCCGATCGCGACCAGCGATTTACGGCGCATTTGCCGAGGGTAAGAATCCGGGCGGCCCTCAATACCCACTTTTCTGCTGCTTCGTTTGTGCAGTACAATAGCCTCGCGGGCCGGCTCAGTTTGAACACACGGTTGCGCTACCACTTTGGTGAAGGGCACGACCTCTGGCTGGTGTACAACGAAGGCGTAAACACCGACAGATTCCAGCCGCAGGCCCCACGCTTGCCTGTAACCGAGAGCAGGACCTTTTTGCTGAAATACACGCATACCTTCATTTTGTAG
- a CDS encoding MerC domain-containing protein, translating into MTLKNSMTLKKTVRWWDISGMFFSSLCLLHCIATPVLLAGATAWFVSEWVHTLFLLILIPVTGLAIWRSKAWQTRRWVVVMLLAGLTLVGSAILVGEFVGELAEIALTVTGSLMLIAGHIGNRHSHSHHHTHV; encoded by the coding sequence ATGACGCTTAAAAACTCCATGACACTCAAAAAAACGGTGCGATGGTGGGACATCTCTGGTATGTTCTTCTCCAGCCTGTGCCTGTTGCACTGCATCGCAACGCCGGTGTTGTTAGCCGGTGCAACGGCGTGGTTTGTGTCTGAATGGGTACATACACTTTTTCTATTGATCCTTATTCCAGTTACAGGCTTAGCGATCTGGCGCTCTAAAGCATGGCAAACCCGGCGTTGGGTAGTCGTCATGTTGCTAGCGGGCCTGACGTTGGTTGGCAGCGCAATCCTCGTTGGCGAGTTTGTGGGAGAACTTGCTGAAATCGCGTTAACCGTTACCGGCAGTTTGATGTTGATTGCCGGGCACATTGGCAACAGGCATTCACACAGTCACCACCACACCCACGTATAA
- a CDS encoding DUF3299 domain-containing protein: MSTSNILPRLVLLALVIMLAPSQAIAQKVISWDELADLKIVENKATWEMEFGPGVKKLAGKDIQINGFMMPLENTMKQKHFILSMVPLEGCQFCAPGTQSQFIEVKVSKGEGIEYTMQPIEVAGTLELLPDGPMGVFFLIKDARQAD; this comes from the coding sequence ATGTCTACATCTAACATTTTACCTCGTCTTGTGCTGCTTGCATTAGTGATCATGCTTGCACCTTCCCAGGCAATTGCCCAGAAAGTGATTTCCTGGGATGAGTTGGCAGATTTGAAAATTGTCGAGAATAAAGCTACCTGGGAGATGGAGTTTGGGCCTGGGGTAAAAAAGCTGGCCGGCAAAGACATCCAGATTAATGGCTTTATGATGCCGCTGGAAAACACGATGAAACAGAAACACTTCATCTTGAGCATGGTGCCGCTGGAAGGCTGCCAGTTCTGCGCGCCTGGCACACAATCGCAATTTATTGAAGTGAAAGTTTCTAAAGGCGAAGGGATTGAATACACCATGCAGCCCATTGAGGTTGCAGGGACGCTTGAACTGCTGCCCGATGGCCCCATGGGTGTTTTCTTTTTGATCAAAGATGCCCGTCAGGCCGATTGA